In Anaerolineales bacterium, the following proteins share a genomic window:
- a CDS encoding 4'-phosphopantetheinyl transferase superfamily protein: protein MTEWLTPSEIFELSSRQVDVWRIHLVSIPPDESALSAEERQRAAKFHFDKDRHRYIVSHTSLRGILARYLHRAPEELSFSVNEYGKPFLTDHELEFNLSHSGDYALIAVTRERKVGVDVERIRAEVEIEELARRNFSPREVSELTALPLEERLNGFFSCWTRKEAYIKAQGLGLSLPLDSFDVSLGEPALLRATRPNAGEAAQWTMLPLDVDSGYAGALAVRGNNLDFRFWDRE from the coding sequence ATGACCGAGTGGCTAACCCCTTCCGAAATATTTGAATTATCTTCCCGCCAAGTGGACGTGTGGCGCATCCATCTTGTTTCAATTCCTCCAGATGAAAGCGCCCTCTCAGCGGAGGAACGCCAGCGCGCTGCAAAATTTCACTTCGACAAAGACCGCCACCGTTACATTGTCAGCCATACCAGCCTGCGCGGCATCCTTGCGAGATACCTCCATCGCGCGCCAGAAGAATTGTCATTTTCTGTCAATGAATACGGCAAACCTTTCCTCACCGACCATGAACTTGAATTCAACCTCTCACATTCTGGCGATTACGCGTTGATCGCCGTCACGCGCGAGCGAAAGGTCGGCGTGGACGTTGAGCGAATCCGCGCGGAGGTTGAAATCGAAGAGCTCGCGCGGCGTAATTTTTCGCCGCGCGAAGTCTCCGAGTTGACGGCGTTGCCTCTCGAAGAAAGGCTCAACGGCTTTTTCAGTTGCTGGACGCGCAAGGAGGCATATATCAAAGCGCAGGGACTGGGGCTATCGCTTCCGCTGGACAGTTTCGACGTGTCGCTGGGCGAGCCTGCCCTCCTCCGCGCAACGCGACCCAACGCGGGCGAAGCCGCGCAGTGGACGATGCTTCCGCTCGATGTGGATTCAGGCTATGCTGGCGCGTTGGCTGTGCGAGGAAACAATCTTGATTTTAGATTTTGGGATCGGGAGTAA
- a CDS encoding DUF2723 domain-containing protein → MRIKLITALVFILTASFYILTLSPSLAWGDGVKLQTEAITGESFLFSEMPPQDFTPDAFIFSKVGVAAWDHPLYIMLGRTLVKTFPSANPLWLVNLISAVFGAASVTVVFLIAHRLTLSIVASAFAAFALAVSHTFWWHSSTPEVYTLFIFLLLVSYIFFDEYEKSKQNKFLIGSAFFLGLAASNHILAFLALPAFGLYSFLSKRYPRFEINSLKKFVFLALGFLLGFSLYIVQFIRVTRALSINETVGPALGSTFLSRLDFFSPTVLGNSLLTYAGFLAFQFGPLGIFLGIFGIRRAFVNADASPRKAFAFFIVFMLFGIFYRVTDQFAFFLTSYVFFAILMALGANHFFTTLRIKPRFILTFILFLTILLTPSFYRSVPRLAERNGVDDSFLGIPQIGVGLRDGFAYYIDPNKRGDFNAYNFGNETLTKLPPNAVVIAEWYTDTDEYFIFRYFQKVEGLRPDVTILGWPTDDPFMFDSQLVVNAVEDSFPERPVYLASLSEKFYAAPKLIEAYCIVPENNLYRVYEQSASDSQCLRMDSISP, encoded by the coding sequence ATGCGAATCAAATTAATAACTGCGCTGGTCTTTATCCTGACCGCCAGTTTTTATATTCTCACTCTTTCGCCCTCGCTGGCATGGGGCGACGGAGTCAAACTGCAAACCGAAGCCATCACTGGCGAATCGTTTCTATTTTCCGAGATGCCGCCGCAGGATTTCACGCCCGACGCGTTTATCTTTTCGAAAGTAGGCGTAGCGGCGTGGGATCATCCGCTCTACATCATGCTTGGGCGCACGCTGGTAAAAACATTCCCATCTGCGAATCCATTATGGCTGGTCAATCTCATCTCGGCGGTTTTCGGCGCCGCAAGCGTAACGGTCGTCTTCCTCATCGCCCATCGGCTGACATTATCCATCGTCGCATCCGCGTTCGCCGCGTTCGCGCTGGCTGTCTCGCACACGTTTTGGTGGCACTCCTCCACGCCCGAAGTGTATACGTTGTTCATCTTTCTCTTGCTCGTCAGTTATATCTTTTTCGATGAATACGAAAAATCCAAACAAAATAAATTCCTCATCGGCAGCGCGTTCTTTCTGGGGCTGGCGGCGTCGAACCACATCCTCGCGTTTTTAGCTCTGCCCGCATTCGGGCTTTATAGTTTTCTTTCAAAGCGTTATCCGCGTTTCGAGATCAACAGCTTGAAAAAATTTGTTTTCCTCGCGCTCGGGTTCCTGCTTGGCTTTTCGCTTTACATCGTTCAATTCATCCGCGTCACCCGCGCGCTGTCCATCAACGAAACCGTCGGACCCGCGCTCGGCTCGACCTTCCTCAGCCGCCTCGACTTTTTCTCGCCGACCGTCTTGGGCAACAGCCTGCTCACTTACGCGGGCTTCCTCGCGTTTCAATTCGGTCCGCTCGGAATTTTTCTAGGCATCTTCGGCATCCGCCGCGCGTTTGTCAACGCCGACGCCTCGCCGCGCAAAGCCTTCGCATTTTTCATCGTGTTCATGCTCTTCGGAATTTTCTATCGCGTCACCGACCAATTCGCTTTTTTTCTGACGTCGTACGTTTTCTTTGCGATCTTGATGGCGCTCGGCGCAAACCATTTTTTCACGACTCTGCGGATAAAACCCCGCTTCATTCTGACCTTCATCCTGTTTCTAACCATTCTGCTCACTCCGTCCTTCTACCGTTCCGTCCCGCGCCTCGCCGAACGCAACGGCGTGGACGACTCCTTCCTCGGCATCCCGCAGATCGGCGTCGGCCTGCGCGACGGGTTCGCCTATTACATTGACCCCAACAAGCGCGGCGACTTCAACGCTTACAATTTCGGAAACGAAACGCTGACGAAACTTCCTCCAAACGCCGTTGTCATCGCCGAGTGGTACACCGACACCGACGAATATTTCATCTTTCGCTATTTTCAAAAAGTGGAAGGACTGCGCCCAGACGTGACCATCCTCGGCTGGCCCACCGACGACCCGTTCATGTTCGATTCTCAACTCGTCGTGAACGCAGTCGAAGATTCGTTTCCCGAGCGCCCCGTGTATCTCGCCTCGCTGAGCGAAAAATTCTACGCCGCACCAAAGTTAATCGAAGCGTATTGCATCGTCCCTGAAAATAATTTATATCGGGTGTACGAACAAAGCGCCAGCGATTCTCAATGTCTTAGAATGGATTCTATTTCCCCGTAG
- a CDS encoding alpha/beta fold hydrolase, translating to MTPHWFVCPKPNPSAKTRLFIFPYAGGGPAAFSKWTTNNIETHIAHYPGRGSRFNEPPLKRIDALVENFLREIPPALDKPFVFFGHSLGALIAFGLARSLRRVGLPQPKRLFLSAHAAPHLPDPNSPLHALHDDEFLQAVKNFNGIPAEILNQPEALTLLIPILRADFEAAETYRFNDEPPLDIPIVALGGDDDPRVSREELEGWASHTSASFKSRYFSGDHFFINLNRDSILEIIGAEL from the coding sequence ATGACGCCTCATTGGTTCGTTTGCCCAAAGCCAAACCCGTCGGCAAAGACGCGGCTGTTCATCTTTCCCTATGCGGGTGGAGGTCCCGCCGCGTTTTCGAAATGGACAACGAACAACATCGAAACGCACATCGCTCATTACCCAGGCAGGGGATCGAGATTCAACGAGCCGCCGCTAAAACGGATCGACGCGCTGGTTGAAAATTTTTTGCGTGAGATTCCGCCAGCGTTGGATAAACCCTTCGTCTTTTTTGGACACAGCCTGGGCGCGTTGATCGCCTTTGGACTCGCCCGTTCTCTCCGACGGGTCGGCTTGCCCCAACCTAAGCGGCTTTTTCTCTCCGCCCACGCCGCGCCCCACCTCCCCGACCCGAATTCGCCGCTCCACGCTTTGCACGACGACGAATTTTTGCAAGCGGTGAAAAACTTCAATGGCATCCCCGCTGAAATTTTGAACCAACCCGAAGCGCTGACCTTGCTCATCCCCATCCTCCGCGCTGACTTTGAAGCCGCCGAAACTTATCGTTTCAACGATGAGCCGCCGCTTGATATTCCGATCGTTGCCCTCGGCGGTGACGATGACCCCCGCGTCAGCCGTGAAGAGCTTGAAGGATGGGCTTCGCACACATCTGCATCTTTCAAGTCGCGCTACTTCTCTGGCGATCACTTCTTCATCAACCTCAACAGAGACTCGATCCTTGAAATCATTGGTGCAGAATTATGA
- a CDS encoding dihydrofolate reductase family protein: MKRPFVFINVAMTADGKIDTVARKGAAISSVRDKERVDQLRAEADAVMVGGRTLLDEDPKLTVKSEALRAERVARGLAENPMKVGLVSEANLESHSKFLREGAARVVIFTTNRTSKDKLDLLRSLGAEVFVHTTARVDLTQMMQTLAELGVQRLMVEGGATLNFELMRLGLVDEVYAFVAPLIFGGESAPTLAAGGGLERSAAVQLKLMDVEKWDDGGVLLKYSIER, from the coding sequence ATGAAACGCCCATTTGTGTTCATCAATGTGGCGATGACCGCCGACGGCAAGATAGACACCGTTGCGCGCAAAGGCGCGGCGATCTCCTCGGTGCGCGATAAAGAACGCGTGGATCAATTGCGCGCCGAAGCGGACGCGGTGATGGTGGGCGGACGCACTCTCCTCGATGAAGACCCGAAATTGACCGTCAAATCCGAAGCGCTGCGCGCGGAACGAGTGGCGCGCGGGCTGGCTGAGAATCCGATGAAAGTTGGATTGGTGTCAGAAGCGAACCTTGAAAGTCATTCAAAATTCTTACGCGAGGGGGCGGCAAGGGTCGTAATATTTACTACAAACCGTACATCTAAAGACAAACTTGACCTGCTCCGTTCGCTCGGCGCGGAGGTTTTTGTTCACACAACCGCACGCGTTGATTTGACTCAAATGATGCAAACGCTCGCCGAACTCGGCGTGCAGCGCTTGATGGTGGAAGGCGGCGCGACGCTTAATTTTGAATTAATGCGGCTCGGTTTGGTGGATGAGGTGTACGCGTTCGTCGCGCCGTTGATCTTCGGGGGCGAATCCGCTCCCACGCTTGCGGCAGGCGGAGGTTTGGAAAGAAGCGCAGCTGTCCAATTGAAATTGATGGACGTGGAGAAATGGGACGACGGGGGAGTCCTTTTAAAATATTCGATTGAGAGGTAG
- a CDS encoding beta-ketoacyl-[acyl-carrier-protein] synthase family protein codes for MTGKKERVVVTGMGIASPLGCTVTEFWDGLLAGKSGVGSLEGGIFSSMHTKIGGVVWDYDEKKYFDIKDVRRMSRSSQLGLVAAEQAIAEAKLENDKVDREQIGVMVGSSIGGYSAADPYFLNFYKTDRLSPYTIPISMNIGPGSNISIKHGFQGPLFNVDAACSTAAHTIGNAFNMIRNGSLQVAVTGAADCPFSPGVVEAWMALRAVSTRDDNPAEACRPFSADRDGMVLGEGAGVLVVEAESHALARGVPILAELKGYGASADSHHLTQPSQKGPALAMRRALDDAGMTIADIDYINAHATGTEWNDKNETNAIKEVFSERAYQIPVVGNKAAFGHSIAGSGALELIGCILSLRDQVVPPTINYKVPDPECDLDYVTEGKRSLPLKNIMSNSFAFGGSNAVLIVGKYEAAH; via the coding sequence ATGACCGGCAAGAAGGAACGAGTGGTGGTCACCGGGATGGGCATTGCCAGTCCGCTCGGTTGTACTGTAACTGAATTCTGGGACGGTTTGTTGGCTGGCAAATCGGGCGTCGGGTCGCTGGAAGGCGGGATTTTCTCCAGCATGCACACGAAGATCGGCGGCGTCGTTTGGGATTACGACGAAAAAAAATATTTCGATATCAAAGATGTCCGGCGCATGAGTCGCTCCTCGCAGTTGGGATTGGTCGCGGCGGAGCAAGCGATCGCCGAAGCGAAACTCGAAAACGACAAAGTTGACCGCGAACAGATCGGCGTAATGGTCGGTAGTTCCATCGGCGGGTACAGCGCGGCTGACCCATACTTTCTAAACTTCTATAAAACCGACCGCCTCAGCCCATACACCATCCCGATTTCAATGAACATCGGACCCGGCTCGAACATTTCGATCAAGCACGGCTTTCAAGGTCCGCTCTTCAACGTGGACGCGGCATGTTCCACCGCCGCGCACACGATTGGCAACGCCTTCAACATGATTCGCAACGGAAGTTTGCAGGTGGCAGTCACCGGCGCGGCGGATTGTCCGTTCTCGCCCGGCGTCGTCGAAGCGTGGATGGCGCTACGCGCCGTATCCACGCGCGACGACAACCCAGCGGAGGCTTGCCGCCCGTTCAGCGCCGACCGAGACGGGATGGTCTTGGGGGAAGGGGCAGGCGTCCTGGTGGTCGAAGCGGAGAGTCACGCGTTGGCGCGCGGCGTTCCCATCCTCGCCGAACTCAAAGGCTACGGCGCGAGCGCGGACAGTCATCACCTCACCCAGCCGTCCCAAAAAGGACCCGCCCTCGCCATGCGCCGCGCGTTAGACGACGCGGGCATGACTATCGCCGACATTGATTACATCAACGCGCACGCCACTGGCACCGAATGGAACGACAAGAACGAAACGAACGCCATCAAAGAAGTTTTCAGCGAGCGCGCGTATCAAATCCCTGTGGTTGGCAACAAAGCCGCGTTTGGACATTCCATCGCGGGAAGCGGCGCGCTAGAGTTGATCGGTTGCATTCTATCGTTGCGCGACCAAGTCGTCCCGCCGACGATCAATTACAAAGTCCCCGACCCCGAATGCGACCTCGATTACGTCACCGAGGGCAAACGCAGTCTGCCCTTGAAAAATATCATGAGCAATTCATTTGCCTTTGGCGGAAGCAATGCGGTGTTGATCGTGGGGAAATACGAAGCCGCACATTGA